The Leucoraja erinacea ecotype New England chromosome 8, Leri_hhj_1, whole genome shotgun sequence nucleotide sequence CTCTGCCTGCTAGGTTTTAAACGGTTGAAAGAAAGCCTTGTCGACCAGGAATATCCTTCAACATGGCCAGCAAGATGTGGAGTTGGTTTGCCTGGGCTGTCCTGGGACTGTCTCTGGCACCCGTGACGCAGTCGGTCACTGCGGGGTCGTGTCCCTCGGCGTGTCGCTGTGATCGAGGCTTCGTCTACTGCAATGACAGAGGCCTGACGTCCATCCCGACCGGAATTCCCGAGGACTCTACAACCCTTTTCCTGCAGAACAATCACATTAAGAACGCTGGGATTCCGAGAGAACTCTTGAAATTACTCAAGGTGGAGACCATTTACTTGTACAGAAATAATCTGGATGAATTTCCCACCAACATACCCAAATCTACTAAAGAACTCCATTTGCAGGAAAACAACATAAGGGCAATCTCTTTGGATTCACTTTCCAAAATACCCTACTTGGAAAGGCTACATTTGGATGATAACTCGGTATCTGCTGTTAGTATTGAAGAAGGCGCCTTTCGAGATAGTAACTATCTCAGATTGATTTTTCTGTCAAGGAATCACCTCAGCAGTATTCCCGTTGGTCTCCCCAACACGATCGAAGAGCTGCGGCTGGACGATAATCGTATCGCCACTATTTCGGAGGATGCTCTGATGCAGCTCGGTGGCCTGAAGCGTTTGGTGTTGGACGGGAACTTGCTGAGCAATCAGGGGCTCCACGATAAGGTGTTCAACAACCTGGAGAACCTTGCCGAGTTGTCGCTGGTGCGTAACGTCCTCACGTCTCCCCCGACTCTGCCCATAACCGGCTTGCAGAAGCTCCACCTTCAGGAGAATCACATCAGCTCCATCCCCTCCAATGCCTTTTCCCATCTCAGACAGTTGCACCGGTTGGACTTGTCCAACAATAATCTGACCCACTTGCCTCAGGGAATCTTTGACAATCTGAACAACCTGACCCAGTTGTTGCTCCGTAATAACCCCTGGTACTGCGGCTGCAACATGCGGTGGGTGCGGGACTGGTTGCGGTCGCTGCCCGCCGGGGTCAACGCCCGCGGGCTGATGTGCCAGTCGCCCGACAAGGTCCGAGGCATGGCTATCAAGGACCTGGCCGCCGCCATGTTTGACTGCGAGAACGCCGCCTCGGACACCGGCCTCGCCGCAACCTCCCGCCCCCTGGCGACCTCCGTCCAATCGCCGGCCACGCAGGGGCAATGGCCCTCGTTCGAGACCAAGCAGCCGGCTGGGAAAAAGAGGGAGCGCGGCCACAACTTCTGGCCCACCGCGCCGGCGGCGGCGGCCCCCGGGAGCGCGGCCGTCCGGCTCAGTGTGAAATCGGTGAGCGTGGATAGCATTCACATTGCCTGGAAGACGTTCCTGCCGATGACGGCCCTCAGGCTGAGCTGGCTGAAGCTGGGGCACAACCCAGCGCTGGGATCTATCACCGAGACCATCGTGCACAGCGAGAGAAGCGAGTACCTCCTCACAGCCCTCGAGCCAGAGTCCCTCTATCGCATCTGTATGGTTCCCATGGAAACCAGCAACGTGTACCTGTTGGACGAGGGCCCGGTGTGCACCGAGACGGAAACGGCCTCGCGCAAGGCGCACCGTCCGACCACCACGCTCAACCGGGAGCAGGAGAAGGAACTGTACAGAAACACCAGCCTGACGCTGGCGGGCATCATCGGGGGTGCAGTGGCACTGGTGGCCATCGCTCTACTGGCCATGGTCTGCTGCTACCTGCACAGAACTGGCACCCCTCTCTCCAAGAGCTGCATGTACAACCGCGGGCGGAGGAGGAAGGACGACGATTACGCCGAGGCCGGCACCAAGAAGGACAACTCCATTTTGGAAATCCGGGAAACTGCATTTCAGATGGTCCCCATGGGCAGCGAGCAGGCAGCGAAGGAAGAGTTCCTCATACACACGATATTCCCGCCCAACGGGATGAGTTTGTACAAAAACAACCATAGTGAAAGCAGCAGTAGCAACAGAAGTTACAGAGACAGTGGAATACCAGACTCAGATCATTCACACTCATGATAATTGCAGGACAGTCGACCGAAAGTGACTACAGAAATGGCTGTATTCCTTGGCAACACTGGATTTGTGAATAGTGGAGTCGACACGACTGCACATCTGCcatataatttatatttaaatgaacTTTGTACCAATAAAGTTGCAGTATCCAGGTGATTATTGCTAAACTGTGCAGTACAGATGCCCGACCACCAATTGCAATTCTATATTTTAGTAACCTCTAGGTCATTTGTATTTTTTTCTTTGATAATCTTAAAGGATTTAAGAGAATTTAAATTTCGTGTTCTACGGATGGAAGATTGCTCGTCCGCTGTGAAGATGGTTTTCTTACAAGTGCTGAACATTCAGAGATCTTTTTAAAGTGTATTTGAGAACCTTGTAGTGTAAGCACAGGTCCTTTTACTGGCTACTGATGGGTTGGTATCCCGCAGCCGAATAGTACACTTGAAGACAATTTTAATTCAGGAGTTAAGTGGAAACTATGTACCGTAGTTCATGCCTGAATATGTTGCACAGAAATAACTTCATACCAGAAATATGATGGTGATTGTAACACATCATTCCAGCTTATGGTATACGTTATTTGTTATTACGTTTAGATTTGGAGCCACAGACTTCTTTATTGCCACAAGAAAAGGTACTTTTTGAAACATAAAATGAAACCAAAGTGCATTGTTAGCCCTTTGGCCCGTCTTGTATGTGCCTTGACCAAATGTTAATTGTATTCAGCATTTTAAAATACggtaacttttttttctctccataccTGTCAATGAGAAAAAAGTGGTCTTTCTGCAGAATAAAATTGAACAAAATTTAACTGCCGAGTTATTGCTCTGTCGACATTAAGACTGCTCGCATTTCTTGCAAACGATGAACTATTTTAAACTCTTACCgtttcacggtggcgcagcgggtagagtcgctgcctcacagcgccagagacccggggttcaatcccgaccacgggtgcatgtctgtacggggtttgtacgatctcaccgtgacctgcgtgggttttctgtgagATCTTTGGTTTGATGCGGAgatgcgtaggttcaccaggttaattcccggggtagcggtggaggcaggttctctggatgctttcaagagagagctagataaggctcttaaaaatagcggagtcaggggatatgggggagtaggcaggaacggggtactgattggggatgatcagcaatgaccacattgaatggcggtgctggctcgaagggccaaatggccaactcctgaacctattgtctattgtctattgggactgacacatgatgaacgaatggatcgactgggcttatattcactggaatttagaaggatgagtggggatcttatagaaacatataaaattcttaagaaattggacaggctagatgcaggaacaatgttcccaatgttggggaagaccagatcatattgaatggcggtgctggctcaaagggccgaatggcctactcctgcacctattttctatgcttctttgtttcctaccacactccaaagacgtacaggtttgtaggctaattggcttggtaaaattataaattgttcctagtgcgtgtaggatagtgttagtgtgtggggatcgctggtcggcacggactcagtgggccgaagggccttgttccacgcagtatctctaaactaaactaaattgttagTCTTGGAATATGCATGTCGCACCAATATGGGGCGACGTGTATGTTTATTAATAATTCGAACTGCCACTTTTCTGTGCACAAGCACTGTCAAAGACAACTTAATTAGATTTCAGAAAGTAATCAAATCCTTTTTCTATGCCTGGTGAGGCATCAATTTGCTTCAATTTACCATTTTGGAACATTAAAGCATTGCTGAATAAAATCCTGGTTGATCTGAACAATCAGTACAAAGCTTGTAACATCTCTGCGTGGGTCTTTGGGCATGTACTGTAAATCTACTGACAGCGCCCAACGTGGGGTTAAGAAAGAGTTCTGAGATGCTCTTTCAAGTCTTCTGATACGTTTTAGCCACTGCTTACATAAGGGAACTTTGATCTTGGTACTTGAAGGACAGTTTTAGTCCATGCGGGTCCAGGTGCAAAATGAATTAAATCCGTCAAAAAGAGGAAACTTGTATTTACACAGCATTTAGTTGTATCCTCAGGGCGACTTGCACACTTGACAACCAATAGATTACTTCTGATCCTTCAGGCAGGCAAACAATGCTGACGACCTGGAAACCTattgaaatgtctgaagaagggtctcgacccgaaatgtcacccattccttctctccagagatgctgcctgtcccgctgagttactccggcattttgtgtctatcttcaaactgaTAATAAAGATCCAACTATATAGAATTGAATGCAATTAGATAAATAAATATGCCAAACTATTTTCATTTTCATACAATTTCAGCTCTTTCCGTCCCTCCCCCGCCctcgtcattgtactagtttcactgtcgtcctggttAGTTTCGTTGTCTATGACTCTTTTTCACccggcccacagctaacaatggaccatttccttcatcatcgttacttttttgcatatcgttcattcattttgttcaacatctctcgacatcaccgtctatatctctcgtttccctttcccctgactctcagtctgaagaagggtctcgaaccgaaatgtcgcctattccttgtctccagagatgttacataAATATGCCAACTCTATAAAATTGTACACAATTAGATAGATAAATATGCCCATTGTCAAGCCTGCATTTAAATTCTGCAATCATagacacaaacatagaaaataggtgcaggaggaggccattcgaccctttgagccagcaccaccattcattgcgatcatggctgatcatccccaatcaataacccatgcctgccttctccccatatcccttgattccactagcccctagagctctatctaattctctcttaaattcatccagtgacttggcctccactcccctctgtggcagggaattccacaaattcacaactctctgggtgaaaacgttttttctcacctcagtcttaaatggcatcccctttattctaagaccgtggcccccgGTTCTTCTTAACTTCATCAATTTCATTAACTTCAtcaatttcttcttcttcttcttgcatatggcgtgcacagcctaaagttgttggacaacttgttctatttgatcttatttgattctgcacgccgggttgattgcattcgtcgaaacagagcggaccacgtgaaggttgcaatcttcccaccCCAATCATCAACTCATGTGATGTGTAACAAGATCAACAATAATTGTATATTTAAGATACGGTCAAAAAGACATTACGGGAGCTTTGGTGAACAAATATTGATGCCAAGCCACATGAGAAGACAATGGAACAGGTGAAAGCTAGTTTGATGGAACACTTTACAGAATGAGAGAGTTCTGCAGAGCATGAAGTCTAGCAAGCTAAGTTTTGGAGCTAAGCTACAAACAGTGGAGCATTGACAATCAGGAATGGGAATATGCCAGAACTGGAGGAAGGCAGGCATCAGATCATTTttactttgggggaaaaaattgtGGGCAAGTAATAAGTTTCATATATTACTGCTGCTTCGTTTTTACGCTCTTTATTTTTCCATTTCTTTTATTCCTTTGCACCCAAAGTCAATATTGCATCAGCATACTTTATGACatgtagactttaaagatacagagtggaaagtgacgcatccacgccgaccagcgatcgccctatacactagttctctcctacacaccaggcacaatttacagaggccaatgaacctacaaatcctaCAGagccgagcacccggagaaaacccacgcggttacagggagaacgtacgaacttcgtacagacagcgcccgtagtcaggatcgaactctggtctctggcgctgtaagaccagtagctctaccgctgtacaAGATCTATGCACTCCATTCATTTATAACCCTGCAACCATCACTGAGTTACAATGGGCCAAGTTAAAATTCAATCACCATCTCAGTTCTTGGTCTGTTGGAGCCCACTTCTAACTTCATTGTCAACTCGCTGACTGCTAAAAGCACCCGCCTTCGGGATCCAGATAGGGTTTTGAAAAGTGCATATGGTCTCTCCGAATTTACATCAACCATTTCTAACGTTCAAGTTATGATTAATTAGAATGGACACGACAAAGACTTAACGATTATTTAAagttattaccccccccccccccccccccccaccccattggtGTTAGCTTCCCCTCGCACAATCCGCAAAACCAACAGTGATTTTTAACACTACCACTAAACCAATCGGTCCTAACTTGTCTCTGCACAAAGGAGAAACGTTGAACACAGAACATACAACATGGAGCAGCagtacagcatgagaacaggcccttcggcccacattgtctgtgctgaacatgaggccAAGACCAACTCTGACCTGCCTGcagataatccatatccctccattccctgcatattcatatggcGGCAGAGGgaattgtgggggagaggggggatgtgggggcggtgggggggggggtggggattgtggggggggatTTTGGGGAAGGGCATGgattttggggggggaggggggcattgggggggaggggggtgttgtggggaagggggggttgtgggggagggggggattgtgggggagaagggggttgtggagaggggggaggagccagtgaaggggaccagtggggtagtggctggaattggcggtgcgatgggaaCTCACAGTGGACGCTGGTTGCTGGTTGtttctcctctgccgggatcagagtctccgctttccgtttggcaacatctccgactgggctgggtctcgcacgctgggctgctgctcggggcggggctgctgcttgggggcgGGGGGCTGCTGCTCGGTGCGGGGCTGCTGCTCGGGCGGGGCTGCTGATCGGGATGGGGCTGCTGctcgggggcggggctgctgctcggtgcggggctgctgctcgggggcggggctgctgatcGGGATGGGGCTGCTGCTCGGGATGGGGCTGctgctgctcggggcggggctgctgctcggggcgggctgctgctggggcggggctgctgctgggggcgggggctGCTGGGGGATGGGGCTGctgctgctcggggcggggctgctgctcggggcggggctgctgctcggggcgggggctgctgctcggggcggggctgctgctcggggcggggctgctgctcgggggcggggctgctgctcggggcggggctgctgctcggggcggggctgctgctcagGGGGGGGGCTGCTGCTCAGGGCGGGGCTAGGCTGTTTGGGGTGGGGCTGCTTCAGGtgcctccgaaagtccggttggaaacctctgccggccactctcagctccagtaaagacgcgatggcacaggaaggggcagaccatcccggggagtgacGGGGGAAGAGACTAATGCGCGCGGcgctagaaggcaggagaagagatcgatctgcgcacacgcggtttttaagatttttaaacctcgctaacttttacgacattcaaccgatcggaacgaaacttgagtGGAGAACAGTGAGTGAACTGGTGGAAAAAACGTAGCGCTATTGCGAaccttttgcgcaaatagaatgaccgccaaaccggaagataacaagatcagagttttggtTATGTATAGATTTCTCCTATCTCGGgcagctgcctgacccgatgagtaaagggcctgttccacgagcatgcgactccatgcggcaagcgcgacctaacatggtcgcttgagctgtacggcctcgcagggGGCGGTCCcaattcgatcgccggagctggtcccgacatcgcgcggggctccgaaaagctaacggtgttcaaaaattccgagcggcaacggcctgccggcccgcagccgcctcgacgccgtacgctctgcctcaacgggcgtgcgcatcgtctcgacgccgtacgtagcatcttgacgccgtacgtcacacgcggacttcgctcgaacttcacaccactcactcgacctccgtgcggcccccgcttccagtttggtcacgctcgccgcatgcaggtcgcatgctcgtggggcaggccctttactccagcactttgttttaaaaGTTACGGAGTAGTGATCTCCGCTTCTCTAGTTCCGATCGCATTACATATTGACATACCTGTTCTTCAGCCTTCCTAAGACTATCTTTCTAAAGCttgtggtgcccagaattgaatagAGAGCTGCAACCTAACCAGAgataagactcaaaatgctggagtaactcggcgggacaggcagcatctctggagagatggaatgggtggcgtttccggTCGAAGAAGAGGGTCGACTCAGAaaggtcacccactccttctctccagagatgctgcctggcccgctgagttactccagctttttgtgtctatcttcggttgaaaccagcatcctaTGCGACCTAACCAGATTAGATTCAAGTTTGTGCTTACTGAAGTTGATACATATCTTAGTCCCGTTTCCAATCCGAGCATTTATGGTATTAATCAGTGCAGCTTCATTTAAGTCACCTCGTGGATTGAAAATATCAAAATGCAGATTACTTAATTAGCTCCTTGAATACCTGTGGCAATGAAACACAAGCTGCTGACTACGAATTCGAGTTCTATTCACTTGTTTGGTCATCTGGAGACTTGTGATGATGCAGAAGAAATGAAAGGGAAAGGTTCAAAACATTTCATCGTGCTTCCCACAAGAAAAACCCCAAGGTTATTTCCAATTATGTAGGCAGATTTACAAGCACCGCACGCTTTTAAAAAAGTGATCCAAAGCTTTCTTTTTCTCCCGCTTCAACCTTAATGACAATCTTATTACACACTAAAATGGAAGCATGGAAgtcgattagtacggatgtcaggtgttatggggagaaggcaggagaatggggttcggaaggagagatagatcagccatgattgaatggcggagtagacgatgggccgaatggcctaattttgctccaatcCCTTATAAACTTACAAATTTAAAGAACAAGAccgcggcagggtggcacagtggtggagttgctgcctgacagcacttgcagcaccagagacccgggttcgatcccgactactggtgctgtctctacagagtttgtacgttctccccgtgaccacgtgggtttccccccacactccaaagagctaCAGgtctttaggttaattggcttgggtttgcatacttggtataagtgtaaattgtccctagtgtagtaattcctgggatgtcaggactttcatatgaagaaagactggatagactcggcttgtacgtgctagaatttagaagattgaggggggatcttacagaaacttacaaaattcttaaggggttggacaggctagatgcaggaacattgttcccgattttggggaagtccagaacaagggatcacagtttaaggataaaggggacatcctttaggactgagatgagaaaaacatttttcacacagagagtggtgaatctctggaattctctgccacagaaggtagttgaggccagttcattggctatatttaagagggagttagatgtggcccttgtggctaaagggatcagggggtatggagagaaggcaggtacaggatactgagttggatgatcagccatgatcaaattgaatagcggtgcaggctcgaagggccgaatggcctctactcctgcacctattttctatgtttctatgtgtgtgggcttgtgtgaatgtgcggggatcgctggtcggtgtggactcggtgggcctaagggtatGTTTTTCGCActgtacctcaaaactaaactaaactaaagaccaaGCAATTAATGTGCCTTTACTCAATTAGTACATCGGCATAaatatagggtagacagtcagaaccttttccccagggtggacatTTCCCACACTAGAaggcacagctataaggtgagagggggaaagtttaatgggacgtgggggtccagttttgtttataGGGAGTAGTGAGTGCCATCCATTGTCAGGGGTGGTGTTTATGGGAGACAGATATgggatagtagcatttaagaggctttctagataggcatatggaagtgcagggaatagagggatgtggatcatgtggaggcagatgagatcactTAAACTTGGCACaagtttggcacaaacatgttCCATAGAACAAACAACAGTAAAGCATTGGAACAGGCTTTTctgctcacaatgtttgtgccgacacaacgccaagataa carries:
- the flrt3 gene encoding leucine-rich repeat transmembrane protein FLRT3, whose protein sequence is MASKMWSWFAWAVLGLSLAPVTQSVTAGSCPSACRCDRGFVYCNDRGLTSIPTGIPEDSTTLFLQNNHIKNAGIPRELLKLLKVETIYLYRNNLDEFPTNIPKSTKELHLQENNIRAISLDSLSKIPYLERLHLDDNSVSAVSIEEGAFRDSNYLRLIFLSRNHLSSIPVGLPNTIEELRLDDNRIATISEDALMQLGGLKRLVLDGNLLSNQGLHDKVFNNLENLAELSLVRNVLTSPPTLPITGLQKLHLQENHISSIPSNAFSHLRQLHRLDLSNNNLTHLPQGIFDNLNNLTQLLLRNNPWYCGCNMRWVRDWLRSLPAGVNARGLMCQSPDKVRGMAIKDLAAAMFDCENAASDTGLAATSRPLATSVQSPATQGQWPSFETKQPAGKKRERGHNFWPTAPAAAAPGSAAVRLSVKSVSVDSIHIAWKTFLPMTALRLSWLKLGHNPALGSITETIVHSERSEYLLTALEPESLYRICMVPMETSNVYLLDEGPVCTETETASRKAHRPTTTLNREQEKELYRNTSLTLAGIIGGAVALVAIALLAMVCCYLHRTGTPLSKSCMYNRGRRRKDDDYAEAGTKKDNSILEIRETAFQMVPMGSEQAAKEEFLIHTIFPPNGMSLYKNNHSESSSSNRSYRDSGIPDSDHSHS